A DNA window from Streptomyces sp. 71268 contains the following coding sequences:
- a CDS encoding tetratricopeptide repeat protein, giving the protein MTSRPHDPPQPHLVQNATSHGHGQVIQVAGDLHQSTHPACTPGPLPSLPREVSGFTGREDELRSLLREATEQCGATVVSVVDGMAGVGKTAFVIHAAHLLAKHFPDGQLFLRLHAHTPGQRPVDSSELLASLLTLHGVPAQLIPAHLDARSALWRAQLSGKKTLIVLDDAVDSAQIEPLLPGTGNCLALVTSRRRLLALDNATSITLAPLPTEQGVRLLHQLAHRTPEPSELASAAGMVRQCGNLPLAIAVLAGRLAHHPKWSITQLAANFAAARDRLSELRVPGRAVAAAFDLSYAALPPEQRRLFRSLSSHIGPDFDAYATAALNNIRVEQARHGLELLYADHLIDELTPGRFRMHDLIRAYAEDRRKAEDTPATRCRSLDRLLDYYQGATAEADWFLRQCHHGSSPPGGTRIGHLPQNRDEALAWMRRERATLIACIDFARAQSDDARVVTLTASMAVFLRHDGPWPHVASLHRAAVAAARRCGAQRAEAHASYELACARAAIGDYQEAVQLHERALAWYQGAHDTHGAATTLRELGRMRSATSDYPAAARLQEQALSAFRSIGDRRCQAVTLGALGRVRDMTGDLSAAAALQEQALTLCREARDQAGEAVALHDLGRVWSAMGDHAQGAELLEQALVHHQRVGDQGGEATVLSSLGRTRRQLGNHEAAALALTRARQLASALGDVHGEANAVYGLGRVRSESGDLGAAAQLILESAALFRTLGDRLGQANAAHAVGRVGAAAGDISMAREQLSRAAAMFRALGDTEREAAVLRSMERLLTT; this is encoded by the coding sequence ATGACGAGCCGACCCCACGATCCCCCTCAACCCCATCTCGTACAGAACGCTACTTCTCACGGTCATGGCCAAGTCATTCAAGTGGCCGGGGACCTCCACCAGAGCACCCACCCGGCCTGCACCCCTGGTCCCCTGCCCAGCCTGCCGCGCGAGGTTTCCGGGTTCACAGGCCGTGAGGACGAACTGCGTTCCCTACTCCGTGAAGCCACTGAGCAATGCGGGGCCACCGTCGTCTCAGTCGTGGACGGCATGGCCGGAGTCGGCAAAACCGCATTCGTCATTCACGCAGCACATCTGCTTGCCAAACACTTCCCCGACGGACAACTCTTCCTTCGCCTGCACGCGCACACGCCCGGGCAACGCCCCGTCGACTCCTCAGAGCTCCTCGCCTCCCTGCTCACCCTCCACGGCGTCCCCGCGCAGTTGATCCCAGCCCATCTGGACGCCCGTTCCGCGCTATGGCGAGCCCAGCTCTCAGGGAAGAAGACACTCATTGTCCTCGATGACGCAGTGGATTCCGCCCAGATTGAACCGCTACTGCCAGGAACCGGTAATTGCCTGGCCCTCGTGACCAGCCGTCGCCGACTCTTGGCCCTGGACAACGCCACGTCCATAACCCTCGCTCCCCTGCCGACAGAGCAGGGGGTTCGACTCCTCCACCAGCTCGCGCACCGCACCCCGGAACCATCCGAGTTGGCCTCAGCCGCCGGCATGGTCCGGCAGTGCGGCAACCTCCCTCTGGCAATAGCCGTACTTGCCGGGCGCTTGGCTCATCACCCGAAATGGTCGATCACTCAACTCGCAGCGAACTTCGCCGCGGCTCGGGACCGGCTCAGTGAACTGCGCGTCCCAGGCCGCGCTGTCGCTGCGGCCTTCGACCTGTCCTACGCGGCCCTCCCCCCGGAGCAAAGACGCCTCTTCCGCAGCCTGAGCTCGCACATCGGGCCGGACTTCGACGCGTACGCCACTGCGGCCCTTAACAACATCAGGGTAGAACAGGCACGCCACGGTCTTGAGCTCCTGTACGCGGACCACCTGATCGACGAGTTGACCCCAGGTCGCTTCCGTATGCACGATCTCATTCGCGCATACGCAGAAGACCGCAGAAAGGCTGAAGACACTCCCGCGACGAGGTGCCGAAGCCTTGATCGCCTTCTGGACTACTACCAGGGCGCGACCGCAGAGGCCGACTGGTTTCTGCGGCAGTGCCACCACGGCAGCTCACCACCTGGGGGCACGCGCATTGGTCATCTACCACAGAATCGAGACGAGGCACTGGCGTGGATGCGTCGAGAGCGCGCCACTCTCATCGCCTGCATCGACTTTGCGCGAGCCCAGTCGGACGACGCTCGGGTCGTCACGCTGACGGCCTCGATGGCGGTCTTTCTGCGTCACGACGGCCCTTGGCCGCACGTTGCCTCCCTCCACCGTGCCGCCGTCGCAGCGGCCCGCCGTTGTGGCGCACAGCGCGCTGAGGCGCACGCATCATACGAGCTGGCCTGCGCCCGGGCTGCGATCGGCGACTACCAGGAAGCCGTCCAATTGCACGAGCGAGCCCTGGCTTGGTACCAAGGCGCTCATGACACGCATGGTGCCGCCACTACCTTGCGCGAGCTGGGCCGGATGCGATCGGCGACCAGCGACTACCCTGCGGCGGCCCGGCTCCAAGAGCAGGCCCTTTCCGCGTTCAGATCCATCGGGGATCGTCGGTGCCAGGCGGTCACCCTGGGGGCGCTGGGCCGGGTTCGGGACATGACCGGAGACCTTTCGGCCGCCGCCGCCTTGCAGGAGCAGGCGCTCACCCTGTGCCGGGAGGCGCGTGATCAGGCGGGGGAAGCTGTTGCGCTGCACGACTTGGGCCGCGTGTGGTCTGCCATGGGCGATCACGCGCAGGGTGCGGAGTTACTGGAGCAAGCTCTCGTTCATCACCAACGGGTCGGCGACCAGGGAGGTGAGGCCACGGTTCTGAGCAGCCTGGGGCGCACGCGGCGTCAGTTGGGAAACCATGAGGCTGCCGCCCTGGCGTTGACACGCGCCCGGCAGTTGGCCAGCGCTCTCGGCGATGTGCACGGTGAGGCCAATGCCGTGTACGGCCTCGGCAGGGTAAGGAGCGAATCCGGTGATCTCGGGGCCGCAGCACAGCTCATACTCGAATCGGCGGCATTGTTCAGGACCCTCGGCGACCGGCTCGGGCAAGCGAATGCGGCCCATGCGGTCGGCCGGGTAGGGGCCGCTGCGGGAGACATTTCCATGGCCAGGGAGCAACTGAGTCGCGCTGCGGCCATGTTTCGCGCCCTCGGAGACACTGAGCGCGAAGCCGCAGTTCTCCGTAGCATGGAAAGACTCCTGACCACTTAA
- a CDS encoding D-Ala-D-Ala carboxypeptidase family metallohydrolase, protein MLRRTTRLLVSFVMVMAGAVIGVGTTSGTAQAASCYTWNRTLSQGSTGSDVTQLQIRVAGWVTSGERLSYDGNYGARTAAAVKKFQAAYGLSADGVAGPKTFSKIYSLQDADCTPIHFTYAELNKCNSTWSGGAVSATTAKANALKTMWKLEAMRHALGDVPIQISSGFRSYACNSAVGGASSSRHLYGDAADLVGSPTLCRLAQQARTHGFSEILGPGYTGHNDHTHVAFDPSAFWSAPKCGI, encoded by the coding sequence ATGCTCAGACGCACCACACGTTTGCTTGTCTCATTTGTCATGGTCATGGCGGGCGCCGTGATCGGCGTTGGCACCACGTCGGGCACGGCACAGGCCGCCTCGTGCTACACCTGGAACCGCACCCTCTCCCAGGGCTCGACGGGCAGCGACGTGACCCAGTTGCAGATCCGCGTGGCCGGCTGGGTGACCTCGGGCGAACGGCTCTCGTACGACGGCAACTACGGCGCCCGTACCGCCGCCGCCGTGAAGAAGTTCCAGGCCGCGTACGGCCTCAGCGCGGACGGCGTGGCGGGCCCGAAGACCTTCAGCAAGATCTACTCGCTCCAGGACGCGGACTGCACGCCGATCCACTTCACGTACGCCGAGCTGAACAAGTGCAACTCCACCTGGTCCGGCGGCGCGGTCTCGGCCACCACCGCCAAGGCGAACGCCCTGAAGACCATGTGGAAGCTGGAGGCGATGCGGCACGCGCTCGGCGACGTGCCGATCCAGATCTCCAGCGGCTTCCGCTCCTACGCCTGCAACAGCGCGGTCGGCGGCGCGTCCAGCAGCCGCCACCTGTACGGCGACGCCGCCGACCTCGTCGGCTCGCCGACCCTGTGCCGCCTCGCGCAGCAGGCCAGGACGCACGGCTTCTCGGAGATCCTCGGCCCGGGCTACACCGGCCACAACGACCACACCCACGTGGCCTTCGACCCGTCGGCGTTCTGGTCCGCCCCCAAGTGCGGTATCTGA
- a CDS encoding alpha/beta hydrolase fold domain-containing protein has translation MTTQPTTHTTTYGTDALAMDVHRPDGARTAAPVALLWHGIGPEERDVLRPLAREVARLGLLVYVPDWRSDAADGGRAHLLESLRFVREHAGAHGGDADRCVLAGWSAGAGAAAGLALRPAACDGWRPMAVVGIAGHYGRPARTTGASPLAELATTSAGPLPVRLVHGTADDIVAAEHTREFAAALRERGWPVWRTELATDHAGVVMAEFSVERGRCVPARAAHAVAGGRATAEVIAHAAGLAPAEGGVGGKGPAGR, from the coding sequence GTGACCACCCAGCCCACGACGCACACCACCACCTACGGGACCGACGCCCTGGCCATGGACGTGCACCGCCCCGACGGGGCCCGGACGGCGGCGCCCGTCGCCCTGCTGTGGCACGGCATCGGCCCCGAAGAACGGGACGTTCTGCGGCCGCTGGCGCGCGAGGTCGCGCGGCTCGGGTTGCTCGTCTACGTACCGGACTGGCGCTCCGACGCCGCGGACGGCGGGCGCGCGCACCTCCTCGAGTCGCTGCGCTTCGTACGGGAGCACGCCGGCGCCCACGGGGGCGATGCCGATAGGTGCGTGCTCGCCGGCTGGTCGGCCGGGGCCGGGGCCGCGGCGGGCCTCGCGCTGCGACCCGCCGCGTGCGACGGATGGCGGCCGATGGCCGTCGTCGGCATAGCGGGCCACTACGGCCGGCCCGCCCGGACCACCGGCGCCAGCCCGTTGGCGGAGTTGGCCACCACGTCGGCGGGGCCGCTGCCCGTGCGACTGGTGCACGGGACGGCGGACGACATCGTGGCGGCGGAGCACACCCGCGAGTTCGCCGCCGCCCTGCGGGAGCGCGGCTGGCCCGTGTGGCGGACGGAGCTGGCGACGGACCACGCCGGTGTCGTCATGGCCGAGTTCAGCGTGGAGCGCGGGCGGTGCGTACCGGCGCGGGCCGCGCACGCGGTGGCCGGCGGGCGGGCCACGGCCGAGGTCATCGCGCACGCGGCCGGCCTCGCGCCGGCCGAGGGCGGCGTGGGTGGGAAGGGCCCGGCCGGGCGGTGA